The following nucleotide sequence is from Chelonia mydas isolate rCheMyd1 chromosome 5, rCheMyd1.pri.v2, whole genome shotgun sequence.
ACAAGGTTCCTCATTTCGAGAGTAATAAGTAATACACACACTAACATATTTGAAATGCATCTGTAAAAATGccagttctgtggataaatagctGTGAAAACCTGAGTTTGTTCAAGGTCTTCTCTACAGATAGTTGGCACAGTCAACTAATATTCAGATTTTACACTGATGCAAGACAATCTAACATTTAGAAACTGCACTCTGGGTAGGACTAGTTTGCAGAAATAGAACAATTCATAAGTtacacaaaaatgattttatgtCCCTTACCACATCTAACATTTAGAATACTTCTCATACCTGTGTTCCTGGTTTGTATTTATCTACCCATGGTTCATTTTGAGACtggcttttattttgtttaaagtgaTCACAAATTGAAGATGACTTTCCCTTGATTCTGGCCAGAACCTTATTCTTGCTACTTTCTGGCACAGAGGAATGATCTTTTCTCTTCTGATGCTGATTAGCCTCCCCAGATGACTTCACAAGAAGGGTACTAGATGAAGTATTTGTATTCCCAAAGAAATCATCAAATGAAGATGCCACCCAATCTGTTACCTGACAAAACACAAATTTGTGAAGGTTAATGCCAGACAGTTTTTCACTTCTTTTTTGCTCTATATTCAGCTGCAGTTGACTCTGAATAACTTGGCATTATCTATCAAATATATAAAtttacattttgaatattttcagTAACAACTAATCTTTTTCCCTTATGAAAATATAATGAAATGCCATATTTGAAGAGTAAGCTTGAATGCTTGTCTcttactaacagaagttggtccaaaagatattatctcattcAACTTGTCCCTTTAATATTTGAAAAGAAGCTCTTGGAAGTCCTTAGTAGGTACTGATAATTATAAACAAATGTTCGCTTGCTCACCCCTAACTAAAGTTCTATAATGAAAGCCTCTTATGCACCACAAGAAGCTTGACCTAAATTCCGTGGCAAGGACATTGTACCATAGCACTCTTGTGAAGCACATGGGAAATTCTGGAGCAGCTTCCTTTATTAAGTAAAAAGCCAAGGTTTAGAATgagttaaaaatgaaataacaaaaaacacaaTAGCCTCTTCAATGTTTTTATATTATTCAATGTATTTAACATTGCctctatattttgaatgtttgatATGCTGCACATTTTTGTATTTACAATGCACAAATttaattgtgtgtatgtgtgcgtgcgcAGGAGAAACAGGTTTTGGCAGCTAAGTAGAAAACAGTTGGGCTTCGATAAACGGAGAGATATGGAAACTAATTTTGGATTGTGGGTCAAGCACATTTACCAGAAGTTTCTCCTACAGTGATGATCAGTAATGAAATAGCTAACAAAGCTAACATTAAAATGTTTATCTTTAGGTTTTAGATTTAATAGCCCATTGACACAGGTGGGGAAGTTTATATAACTCAGAGCTCTTTTTCAAACTGTATGTACACTCAACGACAACACTGCACAGTTTACATTCTGTCCACATTTTCAAGGTTATCTTCACAACCACTGGGCtagaaccattttttaaaatgaaaatttagattCTAAAGAACAATTCTGTGGAATCCATCACATGTTCTATAGCTGCACAATACACAGAGCCCTGCCTGAAAGAACCTAATAAGAATTAATTAAATCAATATTATCCCCATTAAGAGGGTTCGTGCATACTCAGTACTCTGCACACTTTTTACAAAACCAACACATATTTGCAGAGGGCTTAAAAATGTTCCACTGAGTGAAAGGGGTACCATCAactagaaaaagaaaatcagacttGATTTTAAGCTTCAAGTAGTTTTTAATCACACAAGTAACATCTAAGATTaccagaactgatttttttttcccagataaATTTGTGCACTTGACAGCATTGTGTGAATTAATAGTCAGTAATCTCTTTGATTCACGTGGATTTTTCACTCTGCATCAGTGAGACGAAAAAACCTTTTTGTATAGGAAAATGTGACCGGATAACAAATACTGGCACAGAGATTAAGGAGCACTTGCAGTATTTGGAAgtactttaaattattatttattattattattattattatttttaaggctAGCTTTCAAATTGGTTTCCTTTAAATGGCTCACTTTAAGCCACAATGATGGCAAAAGCAATATTCAGGTATAAGAAAGATGATACAAAGCAATCAGTACTTAAATTGACCTCAGATTTAACACAAACTGTCATATAgtatgaaaaacaaattaaaccaTTCCAAGAGAACACTGAAATTACACTCAGCATAAAAACAAGGAATATAGTGCAAATAatcttttgcctttttttcctttcttgcctTCATTTAAGTTTCTGATTAATATATAAGGGTAGAAATGGCTTGTTGCTATatcataaaattatatttaattacacACACTTGTACCAAGATGTGCTTGTGCTGTAACAAGATTAAAGCTCCAATTTACACACATAAtccaaaacaatttattttaaaaaatatttttaattatcaaTCACCTACTTTAGTTGGCACTATCTTTCTTCTAGAAGAATTTTTTGACATCATCAACCTTTATCATTCCCATCCGCAGTGTATGACCACGTTAAAGAAAGTGACCTGAACCTGAAAGGTGGTGGAACAGACCGTAAATCCTTTCCTTCTTGAGGAAAAGAATCTAAACCATTTATAGCCATAAAAGATTAACTAGTCTTCTAACTGAAACTATGTGAATTACTAagtgatatttaaataaatgtatatgcaAATACAAGGTTAAAAATACATCCTATCTGCTCTACAAAggagacggggggagggggggagagcgGTTACAACCCAGCTGTAGTGTGGGCGGGACTGGGTTGCAACCCTGTAACTGGGTTATGCCCTACCTTGCCCAAAGGCAGTGACCCGGTTACAGAGGCACCCAGCGTAAAGCTTTCCCTGGCACTGGCTGGAACAGTGTCCGGGCACAGTCTGGCTGTCGATACCAGCTCCCCTGACTCGCTTGTCGCTGTAGCCTACACAGGCCCATCCGTGGCTAATCAGGGGCCCCGCCTGCACCAGGCAAGGGGCCCAGTCCCGGTaaactcagagccccctccccgctgctGTCACGTCCCAGGCGGGCGCTGGGGCGGGCGAGCTGACAGAGTTGTTCCTCTCCCCCTGTAGTCGGGTCCCGCCGCAGGGCTCGGGCGGAGATCGAGCTCCCCCTCCCGGGGCCCGGGGCCAGCGACCGCGGGATCCTGCAGCACAAACACCTGGGCACAGCGCGCTTCGGCCGCCGGACCACCCGCTTCCGGCGAGGGGGAGGCACCAGCCAGGACTGGGGCGCGCAGCCGCCGAGGCCTCTCCTTAGCGGAGAAGAGCGACGCAGAGGAAACCGACCCAGCCTTCTACTACCGCAGGGACCTCCCACGCTCCGCGGCACTTAGCTGCCCGCACAGCGCCTGCCCCGGACCCGCGCCAAAGAGAGCCGAACAAGCGGCGGCGCGGCGGCAGCGGCGCAGCTGCTGACGACTTTAGGCTGCGCCGAGCTAGGAGGCCAGGGAAGGCCCTGGACAGGTGCTCACGTGTCTCCTAGGTGACTCGTCTGCTGCTTTCGTCCTAGCAGCCGGCGAGACGCCAGACATGCGGCGGCCCAACATCCTGCTCACGGGTAAGAAACCGTGAGAGCCGCGCCCCTGTCGCCGGAGCAGCGACATGGGATCCCGGGGCAGCGCGGGGTCGCCCCGCCGCCTGCCCCGGGCTGGCTGAGCCGCGCGTCCTCACGCTGCACGTGGTCGCTGAGCGATGAGGGGTTCGCTGCTGGCCTGAGCGACCAATACGAGATCTATAGAGAAGCCGCAGTTGAGTCTGCAAATGTCCATTTCCTTTGTCCCTGCCAGTGGGGATCTGGGAGTGGTCCGGAAACTAGGGAACTGCTTTGGGTTAAGTGGTTTAACGATTGCAAAGGCTAGTGATCCCATGACATGTTTCATTAATTTTGTTCGATCCATTATCAGCTTTTGATACGTCACGGTCTGATCGAGGAGTTTTTTCCCATCAGTTCTTTGCTGAGAATGGCAGTGATGCATTCGCACAATTAGTCTGACAACTGGCTTTCAAATTCAGGGTTTTGGCAGAGTGTTGCTAGGACTTTACCATAACCATATGATGATACCAGAGTCAGTTTGGGGTCAGTTTTAAATTGCGTAGTGTAGAGcagatttcacttttatttgctgatGCCATTCAGATCTGTATTTTCTTGCCAAACtttcttctcccccttctcctctgttattctgtgggggtggggtttagTGGTAGTTAttttgttgtggggttttttggtacaCTTTTCTGGCTGACTTATTTAAAGAGACATTTGTGGCCTTTAAGATCAGCACAGCTGAGTTGGTTCCTTTAAatctaaactttattttttaaacattttaacatAATTGTGTTTCTGCTtatcagtgagtttatggttgtGATGTAccataatgtatttatttgctaAAGTACTTATGTTAGGTATGATACAAATACATTATATGAATGGCATTGATTTAAATAATGTATCACTTTATATAATTTGTTTTATAGGTACTCCTGGTGTAGGGAAGACTACACTGGGCAAAGAGCTTGCAGGAAGAATAGGGGCAACATATGTTAATGTGGGTGATTTGGCAAAAGAAGGTAGGTTGTATAACAATGTATACTCCATTGGAGTATTTAGAATATATTTGCTTTGTATAAGAGAGACATGCAAAcaataaataggtttcagagtagcagccgtgttagtctgtattcgcaaaaagaaaaggagtacttgtggcaccttagagactaaccaatttatttgagcataagctttcgtgagctacagctcacttcattggctgtagctcacgaaagcttatgctcaaataaattggttagtctctaaggtgccacaagtactccttttctttttgcaaacaatAGGTAAATATTAAATGTACATTACTGCTGTTTAATCAAAATTATAAATTTTTTTGGGTGGGTTGATGGGTGTGATACATTTAGGAGAGCTTGTAATAATTTCTTTTGAGATAAATACTAGACTTATATTCATGTAAATCCTGTTAAAATAATAAGTATTCCTTGTTAAATTAATAGTCTAATAGGATGCCACCATATTGATCATGTATCTATCCATCACACTGAGTGCATTTACAAAATACAGTTCAGACTGATGTCCATTATACACATTTTTTCTTACACTTTGCcctgttttcttcctttcctcaaTCTCTCCAAATGTGACTTgatggctgtcataaatataaagggaagggtaaccacctctctgtatacagtgctataaaatccctcctggccagaggaaaaatcctttcacctgtaaagggttaagaagctaaggtaacctcgctggcacctgacccaaaatgaccaatgaggggacaagatactttcaaatctggagtgggggacaaagggttttgtcaGTCTGCGTGATACCTTTGCCGgtaacagatcaaggatgcaagccttccaactcctgtaaagttagtaagtaatctagctagaaaatgcgttagattttcttttgtttttttggcttgtgaaattcgctgtgctggagggaatgtgtattcctgtttttgtgtctttttgtaacttaaggttttgcctagagggattctctatgttttgaatctgattaccctgtaaagcatttaccatcctgattttatagaggtgattcttttaccttttctttaaataaaattcttcttttaagaacctgattgatttttcattgttcttaaggtccaagggtttgggtctgtgttcacctgtaccaattggtgaggatattattattaagccttccccaggaaagggggtgtagggcttggagacatctttcctaaaaatatccccccaagtggtctctttcgctgttctttgtttaaatcacttggtggtggcagcgtatcaggtttttaacctaagctgattcCCAAGGCAAGAaggaaatctgtgccttggggaagttttaacctgagctggtaagaataagcttaggggatctttcatgcaggtccccaaatatgtaccctagagttcagagtggggaaggaaccttgacaatggttTTAGGGCAAAGTCCTACCTTAGTGCTGACAAGCCAGGGTAGGATAATAGGGATATTAGCAAATGACTTCTTTTTCAGCAGCCTccccttcctttttatttatcttcctCACTAGTATAAAAGCAAGAGCATGATTTAGTGCTCAGTACTGTATTTTCTTGTTCCATCTGAAGAACTACATTATGagaaaattaaggttgcacagtaaGGCACTCAGATCTGGAGATGCTAAGGTCAGAGTCTCGtgcataaccttaactctgctcccttgAGCACAGGCATTACATTATAGTCTAATTATGTGATAAACTGTTTCTCAAAAAAGTTTTCTACAAACTCAGGGCTCTGTCTTGCAATCCTCATTCATGCAGACAGCCCCGCTGGCCCCTCTCCTTCAAGTGGACCCATGTAGACATAGGAGTCTGCTTGGGTGGCATGTGAACCGCTGGTTGAGGAAGGCGAGCcgagccccgccctgccccttccacacaAGGTTTCACCTCTTCTGCAACTGCTGGAACACAGAGCTTCCACACTGCGGCCACTGGCCTTCACCCAGGctagctcccccagccccaggagcacCAGGTGGCGCGGACCCAGCCCAAGCCAAGGCCACTGCATagggggaaggaagcagggagggCATGGAGCGGAATGTGGGCAGGGCCacccctggctgtttggggaggcacagcctccttCGCCTatgatacccaccacccatgggggTCTGCTTGTATAGATTTGGATGCAAGATCGGGCTTTTGtaatcagtgggactatttgcatcAGTGAGGACTACTTAAGGGAATGAGGATTGCAGGATGAAGCCCTGAGACACCTGAAAGATAAAGACTTGGGAAAGTGTTAACTGCACCTTTTTAAAGGTTAAACATGACCAGCTGCTCACCATACCTCCCACCCTTATACAATTGCACCTCATGTCCTCATTTCCCTCAGTAGCTTTGCCATGTAGAGGCATAATTCAGTGCTAATGGCTTGTGATATGACAGATGTTTTAATAAAGTGTGGATAAAAATTGATATGTTAAAAATGaattggattttttatttaaattaaaaacaggatttttataaaataaactatttaaatttgaaattgacaacctatgtAAAGGTCTACACTTGTTATAATCTATtagtcatttaaattaaataccagAAATAATATGAAGCAATACATATTTGCAGACAAGTTTTAAAGAAACCCCATACTACTGAACTGATAGAAGTCAATGCCTATGCACCTAGAACCAGAATTCTCTGAAGtgttaaaccagcttttgacagctaTAGCCTCttctgaggtacagagagaatattttcttcatttcagttaattcaactagttcattcaaagttaggAAACCAATTGGAAGTTGAAAAAGGAGGAgcacttgttttcctcttccaatataTGAATCAAATACTAGCTGCAATAGGATGATatttactagttctaaaatcttgaaggacacgGCGTCCAGAAATAATCAGTTCGATTCACTAACTGCAGAGAGTAATTCCTCTGTTTAATATATTAGTTAGTTTTAagtgcaaaacatgttttgataaacctTTTTCTTATGTATCTTAAGgtactttattaaataaaaattctgttgAATATTCAATTAAAAACGCATAAAATCTAAAGAGAGCCTGACAtaaatcacaaataaaaaattaatcatctagtaaataagaaatgcatcattaaCCATATTCTAACATCATAAAAACTGTAAAAATCAAGAATTtggataaatgtaaattaagctatatGATTGCTTAAATACATTTATATAGCTGTAGTgccctcctggttagcaaaaggAAGCaacaaatttagtgtaaaggccatatttagttgtaaatcaggATGTTAATTGGTACCAACCAAGAAgaatcaatttttttcccaagGAAAGTAACTAAAAAGTTCAAacgcaaaacatgattaaaatcagttatttaaatccagttttcctgtttgctggtttaaatcaatccacccggCTTTAATGTTCAAGCTAATGCTTTTATCCATGGCATTTGTTTTATTGAAACAAATCTATACAATAGATTTTaaagaatttgaaaaataaacGTAATTTCTATTGACTGTCAGTGTCAGATTAGCATATATGTGTTGTCAAATGACTACCATTATCTCACAAAATAATGTGGACTCTTTTTTTTCTATAGGGGAATTATATGAAGGCTTTGATGAGGAATATGAATGCCCAATTTTGGATGAAGATCGAGTGAGTCCAACTTCAAAATCTATCATATtgaaagtgggggtggggttaaTTACGGTAAAAGCTGTGTTTCTGGTACtttaccaaccggaaagctctgTAAACCGActtttctgatcttcattgaaagtctggtttatagtccggttggcgtggggctggcaggcttcctAGCTGGCTTTGCttggctccccggaagcagcgacatgtccctgctgctcctaggcagaggaacagccacaaagggtttggagtgcgggagggggtgcggggcatgggctctgggagctgcaggggtggcacctgctggggggaggcagcACGCAGAACTGCCTAGtcacgcctccgcctaggagcagcagagacacattgctgcttgcggggagccgcccaaggtaagcgtggcctggatccagcacccctgccccgagccccctcctgcacccaaactccctcccagagcccaagccccccaacccccccacaccccaaacctgagcccacacccaaactctctctctcttagttaaccagaattttttaCTTACcggcacccctcactcccccaatgttgctggataacaaagcttttactgtacaaaGAAGCTGCATCTAGTTTTCTTGAGCCTTTCTCTGACTTTTCTGTAGGTAATTGATGAACTAGAAGACAAAATGAATGAAGGTGGAGTTATTGTTGATTATCATGGCTGTGACTTCTTCCCAGAACGCTGGTTTCATATAGTATTTGTACTTCGCACTGAAAACTCATTTCTGTATGACAGACTTGAAAGCAGGTAAATCAGTGGAGTAAATGAAGCTGAATTGTCATGCGGATTCACAGGAGCCTTTCAAGAGTACAAATTCAGGGTTTTGTGTAAGATAAGGATATAAAGTCCTCTTTCTTTTATATTTGCTTATCTAAGTGttcttttggttttgtgtttagAGGGTACAAAGGGAAAAAACTACAGGACAACATTCAATGTGAGATTTTTCAGACTATTTATGAAGAGGCAATGTCATCTTATAAGGAAGAAATTGTACACCAGTTGCCTAGTAACACGCCAGAGGACCTGGAGCGGAATTTAGATCAGATTATACAGTGGATTGAGCAGTGGATGAAAGACAACAACTGAAATCTGAGGAAAAAGGAACacggactttttttttttttttcaggttattCTAGCCGTTCAATAAATGAAATTTGTAATTGTGGCATGGTAAATTAACCTTTTTTAGTCACTGAAGTATAATTGAACAATGATAACTTTTTAATCTGAGGGAAAACTGAGGAATTATAATAATGATTGATCATACTGATGAATCTGACATggttaaattaaaataatgcCAACCACTGACGGATGGATTTTGTACTGAGAGGAGCTGGGATCTATATTATCAAATGGTTATAGAGGGAAGTCAGGAGCGCACGGGCTATTCTTACATTAGAGAAAGCTCCAGGCTGCAATGGAGTGTGTATATATTTGGAGGCTTATGTTCATGGCAGATATGTGAAATGCATGACTTTTGTGAGCTGTTTTCAAATGCtaagatattttaaaacagcAGAAGCTTCTTCATAGCATAGAGGAGCATATCCTCATATATTTCTCCGTAATATAAACCATTGCTCATTTTATGTTGATTATTTTATTCACTTTGGGTGAATTTTAAAGTTTTTGTGAATGGAAAGTTTAAAGAAGCAGCAGTATATCATTTTGTGGAAAGAGGAGTGTGGATTACTGTTTGAGGACAGACGTAAGTGACTACAGTGAAATCTGAGCTTGACTGCCTGTCGTCACCTGTCATAATGGCCAGTTAAATGTCAGTCCCTGCAAGAATTCCTCTTTATTAATTGTACTGCATTATGCATCTAGCTGTTATTACAACTACAATAATAGCAGGCTCTTTGCTCGTCATTATTTATAGGTTTCACTGTAACTGTTTGAGTGGCCTGTGTGCATGGAAATGATCTGATTGGACTC
It contains:
- the AK6 gene encoding adenylate kinase isoenzyme 6 isoform X2, encoding MRRPNILLTGTPGVGKTTLGKELAGRIGATYVNVGDLAKEGELYEGFDEEYECPILDEDRVIDELEDKMNEGGVIVDYHGCDFFPERWFHIVFVLRTENSFLYDRLESRGYKGKKLQDNIQCEIFQTIYEEAMSSYKEEIVHQLPSNTPEDLERNLDQIIQWIEQWMKDNN
- the AK6 gene encoding adenylate kinase isoenzyme 6 isoform X1 yields the protein MTNEGTRYFQIWSGGQRVLSVCVIPLPVTDQGCKPSNSCKVRELYEGFDEEYECPILDEDRVIDELEDKMNEGGVIVDYHGCDFFPERWFHIVFVLRTENSFLYDRLESRGYKGKKLQDNIQCEIFQTIYEEAMSSYKEEIVHQLPSNTPEDLERNLDQIIQWIEQWMKDNN